In Heptranchias perlo isolate sHepPer1 chromosome 33, sHepPer1.hap1, whole genome shotgun sequence, the sequence cctcaacagcttttgggggagagagtcccagatttccactcccctttgtgtgaagaactgcttcctgacatcacccctgaacggcctggctctgattttgagCTCTCCTCTGTTTAACACAGTCTATCTTTGACACCACAGTTTCAGCTCCTTTCCCCACTTCTCAATAAAGGAACATTCCCCCAACCCACTACTCATCCTACAACATGCTGCCACATGTTTGCTCCTATCTGACTGGGTTAGTAATCACATGATTGAATAAATCAGCACTAAATGAGTGCACCTTTTCATGTATGACTCTAAACTCAAAGCATCAGAATTATATTGCACAGAGGAAAGCCTTTCGGCCcaatgcaggacattctgaagggggagggtgaacagtcagaggtcatggtccatatcggtaccaacgacataggtaaaaagagggatgtggtcctgcaagcagaatataaggagttaggaaataagttaaaaagcaggacctcaagggtagtaatcgcaggattactcccagtgccacgtgctagtgagtataggaatagaagaatagaccagatgaatgcatggctggagggttggtgcaggagggagggatttagattcctgaggaattgggactgattctgggaaaggtgggacctgtacaagccggacgggttgcacctcaacagatccgggactaatatcctcgcagggggATTTGCTacagctgttggggagggtttaaactagagtggcagggggatgggaacctgagcggggagtcagaagagagtaaagttgaaagcagcaagagaggggaagacccaggggaaatttacgatacaaatagttgttcaagaacaagtgaaaggggaaagcgtagagcagcagaaagagtgtactttaggcactacagataaagtgaaaactagaaggcgtaaggcgattaacccagcatcaaagctgaaggtcaggctcgggtgtgtggcccaactaagagttctatatacgaatgcatggagtataaggaataaattaaatgaactgcaggcacaaattcaaattggagggtatgacatgatagctattactgagacatggctgcaggatggtcaggattgggaactaaatataccaggttataaggtctacaggagagatagggaaaatggaagagggggaggagtagccttcgtgattagagatgaaatcacttcaatgataaaggaggatataacgagaggtaagcagccaacagtgaccttatgggttgaattgagaaataggaaaggatccaagactacagtgggaattgtgtataggacccctggcagcagctctgaaatgCTAGATtgaataaatgcagagattagacaagcgtgtaagaaaggcatagtggtcttaatgggggactttaatcttcacatagattgggaaaagcagactagcaactgtcagaaaggtagtgaatttcttgagtgtgtccgggatagttttctacagcagtatgtcctagaggcaacaagggggcaagccatactagatttagtaatgagtaatgaaccagatttcattaacagcttaactgtgcgtgaacatctatccaatagcgatcataacgtgatcgagttcaatgtagtgtttgaaagggaaaaaagtgaatcagctgctaagattctagacttgggtaaggccgacttcaatgggaagagacagagacagtccacagtaaactgggtaaatctgttaatgggtaaaacgactgatgacagaaccggtttatacccctgaggggcaagggctctacttgccaaaaaaaacagccatgaacaactgaagaggtaagggacagtataagacataaggaaagggcatacaaaaaggcaaaaaatggcatagatcctggtgaatggggaaagatacaaagatcaacaaagggtcacaaacagatagtaagggctacaaaaagagagtatgaaaagaaactcgcaagggatatcaaaaccaatacgaagaacttttatggttataataggaaaaagagggtggtcaggagcagtgttggccccttaaaaactgaaagtggggaaatggcagacatgttgaacaattactttgcatcagcatttacagtagaaaaagaggatagcatgccggaaatcccaagaaaactaatattgaatcggggacagggactcaataaaattaacataagtaaaacaacagtaatgaagaaaataatagcactaaagagtgacaaatccccaggaccagatggtttccatcccagggctttaaaggaagtaggtgagcacattgcagatgccctaactatagtctttcaaagttctctagattcaggaactgtccctccagattggaaaattgcacatgtcactctgctttttaagaaaggagagagagggaaaccagagaattatagaccagttagcttaacatctgttatggggaaaatgctggagtctataattaaggatagggtgactgaacacctcaaaaattttcagttaatcagagagagccagcatcgatttgtgaaaggtaggtcatgccggacaaacctgattcaattttttgaagaggtgactaaagtaatggacaggggaatgtcaatggatgttatttatatggacttccagaaggcatttgataaggtcccacataagagactattagctaagaaagaagctcatggaattaagggaaaagtacggacttggttaggaggttggctgagcgaaaggcgacagagagtagggataatgggaaggtactcacattggcaggatgtgactagtggagtcccgcagggatctgtcttggggcttcaattattcacaatatttatgaacgacttagatgaaggcatagaaagtctcatatctaagtttgccgatgacacaaagattagtggcattgtaagcagtgtagatgagaacataaaattacaaagcgatattgatagattaggtgaatgggcaaaactgtggcaaatggaattcaatgtagacaaatgtgaggtcatccactttggaccaaaaaaggatagaacagggtactttctaaatggtaaaaagttaaaaacagtggatgtccaaagggacttaggggttcaggtacatagatcattgaagtgtcatgaacaggtgaagaaaataatcaataaggctaatggaatgctggccttcatatcaagaggactggagtacaagggggcagaagttatgctgcagctatacaaaaccctggttagaccgcacctggagtactgtgagcagttctgggaactgcaccttcggaaggacatattggccttggagggagtgcagcataggtttactagaacgatacccggacttcaagggttaagttacgaggagagattacacaaattggggttgtattctctaaagtttagaaggttaaggggtgatctgattgaagtttataagatattaaggggaacggatagggtggatagagagaaactatttctgctggttggggattttaggagtagggggcacagtctaaaaattagagccagacctttcaggagttagattagaaaacacttctacacacaaagggtggtagaagtttggaactctcttctgcaaacggcaattgatactagctcaattgctacatttaaatctgagatagatagctttttggcaaccaaaggtattaagggatatgggccaaaagcaggtatatggagttaggtcacagatcagccacgatcttatcaaatggcggagcgggctcgaggggctgaatggcctactcctgttcctatgttcccattgtgcctgtgccggctctttgaaagagctatccaattagtcccattcccctgctctttccccatcgccctgcaaatttttccccttcaagtatttatccaagaaCTCCATGAATAACAAAGTGCAACATCAGTGCACATTCTATTTCATTACAATAAAGTCCAAAGTGAACACAACTCAATCTACTCTTTCCTAACACTGTGCTTCGCCTGGCTAGCTACACGTTGCTTTCTTTCACCCATTAGTGCAACATGAGGACTGTGTCGTGAGAGGTGTTTGGTTGCTCATACTCCACAAAAGGGTCATCGGACTGAGGTGACCTTCCTCTCATGGAGGCTGGATCTCTggaagtcccgttcactcatcactcctgtgttctgacctacattggctcccaatccggcaacgccttgatttaaaaaattctcatccaggttttcaaatccctccatggcctcgcccctccctatctctttaacctcctccagacctacaaccctccaacatctctgcactcctcaaattctgacctcttgcgcatccccagttttcattgccccaccgttggcggccgtgtcctcagctgcctgggccctaagctctggaattccctccctaaacctctccgcctctatgcccctcctcctttaagacactccttaaaacctatctctttgaccaagcttttggtcacctgtcctgatatctccttgcgtggctcagtgtcaaattttgttaatgctcctgtgaagcgccttgggccattttactacattaaaggcgctatataagtgcaagttgttgttgttgttcctggGCAGCCTAGTCTCATCTTCCAGGTTCCACTGGTGGTGCTCCGAGGGGGTAGCCAGGGACCTGGCATGTGCTGCTATCCTGGGAGATGACAATTGGGCAAGTCGATTCCACCATTCCCCATTCCACGGGGCCCTGGATCCTTATCCCCAGTGACTAGCGGGATGGCTGGTCCATTGGTAGCTCTCAGATGCTGAAAGCCCCGTGAGAGCGGCCTAGAAACTCGATGATGCTGAGCCCATTTTACAAGCGTAACACAAGTGCCAAAGcacccaatatggtgggtggcgttCACGTGCACGTTCTGAGCCGGAGGTGAGCCACCCATCATACTGGTATAGGCATCAAAAGAGGTGTGCAGTGCCCATTGCATGTGCAAACAAGATTTTCCTGAGCAGCTGAATTCAGAAAAACCagatctacatgcggcctaacctgctgcaggccgccaccaaaaaggtaagttattAAAAATTACCTGAATGTAGTGATGGAGGGTGCAAGAGTGCAgctcccgaccccacattaatATCGCGGGTTGCTGCTGGTCACTGCTCgcacccctcccgatcactgcctcgaccccccacccccacccccccccacttcctcccaaAACCTACCTGAGCGCagcttctgacaatgcagtgggCCCAAATTCAAATGTTCTTCaccagcgagctgcctggggacgtcCAGCAGGTGTCTGCAGCTCGCCGGCCTGATGGAAATGAAGCCCAATATCGGGTGAGCCAATTTCTCGGCCAGCAGCATGCATTCCCGCCCACCATGGACTGGAAGCCACTACGTAGGCTGCTCTATTCTCTCCCCTATTGCCGTCCATGCTTCCGTGGGAGGTGAGAGGCATCGACTGGTCCCTGGCTGCTTTGTAACTCAGATGTGCTGCAGGTTCCAGTGAAGATGCCATGCGCTCCATTAGTGCCTGCAATGAAGAAACAACTTCCCTGATGTTGCTGTAGACTCCAGAGTCACACCTATCACTCACTTGCCATCCTGGGAGACCGACCTCCTCAGAGCCTGCTCGCAGGTGTGATGTTTCAGAGCCTGCACGCAGGTGTGATGTTCCTCAAACATCCTTCTTGTCAGACGACTGCCCATGAGATCTGGGTCCCACGTTTCTGAGGCCATGGGCAGCCTTTTCCTTGGCCTTCAATAGGAAGGTAGCCCATCCTCACCCACCTCCGACTCCCCTGGTTCCcatgtgctctgtgaatcacccagtgccacatcctcactaacactgtctaattccccccccccccccccccccccggtgaaaaTATCTGAGCTGGTGTATGGCAGTGAAGAAGCAAGTGACGCAGGAGGTGAGTTTGAGGGGTTGAGGCAAAGGaagacggatttgttaaaggcaaattgtgtttaaccgacttgattgaattttttgatgaggtaacagagagggttgatgagggcaatgtggttgatgtggtgtatatggacttccaaaaggcgtttgatacagtgctgcacaataggcttgtcagcaaaactgaagcccatggaataaaaggggcagtggcagcatgggtacgaaattggctaagagacaggaaacagagagtagcggtgaacggttgtttttcggactggagggaggtgtacagtggtgttccccaggggtcggtactaggaccactgctttttttgatatatattaatgacttggacttggtgtacagggcataatttccaaatttgcagataacacaaaacttggaagtgcagtaaacagtgaggaggatagtgatagacttcaataggacatagacaggctggtggaatgggcggacacgtgacagatgaaattcaacgcagagaagtgtgaagtggcaccttttggtgggaagaatgaggagaggcaatataaaccaaagggtacaattctaaagtgggtgcaggaacagaaagacctgggggtctatgtacacaggccgttgaaggtggcagggcaggttgagaaagtggttaaaaaagcatacaggatcctgggctttataaatcgaggcatagagtacaaaagcaaggaagtcacgatgaacctttgtaaaacactggtttggccacaactagtgtgtccaattctgggcaccgcactttaggaaggatgtgaaggccttggagatggtgcagaaaagatttactagaatgattccacggatgagggactcaggttacatggatagactggagaagctggggtaattctccttagagcagagaactttgcggggagatttgatagagttgttcaaaatcatgaggggtccagacagagtagatagagagaaactgttcccattggcggaagggtggagaaacagaggacgcagatttagggtgattggcaaaagaaccaaaggcgacatgaggaaaaacttttttacgcagcgagtggttatgatctggaatgcgctgcccgagggggtggtggaggcagattcaatcgtggctttcgaaaaggaattggataaatatttgaagggaaaaaatttgcagggaaagggctggggagtgggacgagctggattgctcttgcagagaggcggcatgggctcgacaggccgaatggccttttgcactgtaaccattctatgattctaagacgggACAGGAGGTCTCTGCAGGAACTCAAGGGTGGGCTGGAGTACGACTTTATCGCCCTCATCTCCCTcttcctcatcatcctcttcgTCTTCCTCATCATGATAGTTCACATAGTTGTGTCTCTGCTCTTCGATCTCCTCATCAACCTCCTGTGCGCTTTGATGTTGTGGTgaatctgcaggaaaggagggttcaggctaagaatgggtgagcatcACCCTTTTTGAATTAAGGAGACCGAGAAGTGGGTGGAAGCTTGTGGCTGTTTGGTGCTTCACAGGGATATCATGGCGACAGTGTTGGTGTTGACTCACTAAGCTGGCACCAGCAATATGCccctgacaacaacaacaacttgcatttatatagcgcctttaatgtaataaaaacgtcccaaggcgcttcactgtagcgattatcaaacaaaatttgacaccgagccacataaggagatattaggacaggtgaccaaaaacttggtcaaaggggtaggttttaaggagcgtcttaaaggaggagagaggtacagaggcagagaggtttagggagggaattacagagcataGGCCctgggcagctaaaggcacggccgccaatggtggagcgatgaaaatcggggatgcgcaagaggccagaattggaggagcgcagagatctcggagggctgtagggctggaggaggttacagagatagggaggggtgaggttatggagggatttgaaaacctcGCTATCTCCCATGGCAAGAGCAGAGCGCCTATCCCTGAGCTCCATTGCCTTCCCCTCGTAGGGTGAGAGGTGTTTGAAGTTGGGGATGCCTCCTCTGATGACCTGCTTCTCACTGATGTGCCATTTTCTCCTGTAACAAGATTTAATATATTAGCGGAAAGCTAGCAGTTGAGGAGTGTGCGCCAGGTGGCATTGGGAGAGGTGAAGTAAGAGGTAGGAACATTAGGGacaagagtaggctattcagcccctcgagcctgttctaccattcaattagttcatgactgatctgtacctcaactccatttgctccatattccttgatacccttacctaacaaaaaatctatcaatctcagacttgaaagctccaattgacccccagcatgcacagtcttttgggggagagaattccagatttccacctccctttgtgtgaaaaaatgcttcctgatttcacttctgaacggcctagctctaattttaagattatgtcccctcgttcttgattcccccaccagaggaaatagtttctctctatcgactctattGAAtcgttttaacattttaaacaccccaaacagatcacccctcaatcttctaaactcaagggaatacaagtttatgcaacctgtcctcataatttagaccccggtatcattctgtggGAGTATCAACCTTTCAAAGAGGAGGAAggggttctgacaaagggtcttcaacctgaaacgttaactctgtttctctctccacagaagctgcctgacttgccgagtttttccagcgttttctgttttcatttcagatttccagcatccgcagtattttgcttttgatgaaggGGTTTTAGGGTCGTGCATGCAAGTGATTGCTGTTAGGGGCAATGGGTCGCCATCGTGCAAGATCCCATGTTAATCTCCCCTGTTTTGAAGCTTTTGGTCCGACAGTGCAATAGTgaccacactttaaaagtactttattagcatttgggatgtcctgagatcgtgaaaggcattatccaaatgcaagtctttcttttgctgGTCGTCGAGGTTACCGCACATATGGTTAGATGATCTGAGCTGGGGCTACAGCATCACCTGGAGTACGACCACTGACTTCAGTCCCCAGGCGAGGAAGGGGGGgaataaaaatgctgttaaatGGATAATTAtgaattaactttaaaaataattatcagtaatgattttaaatttgatttaCATTCTAAATCATCAAAAAAATGAAAAGAATGATTAATAATGACAtttatgattattttaaaagtaaaaatcaATCGAATTAATGATTAATGTTTAGTTTTTACAAATTAACAAACGAATGATTAATGTTTAATCATTCGTTTGattaatttgtaaaaaaataatgtttcatttttacttttaaaataattattaagcattgtttttatttttttgatgAATGATTTAAAATATAAATCAATTTTGAAAAGGTGTTGTTGGCAGTGATTATAAAGTTCTATTTTAAAGTTGTATTGAGAAGTGATTGACAGGTTTTAGGTGGCTATTAAAGCTCCTGCTCGGTGGTGAGATGAGGAGGACCCCGGGGGCCGCGCGGAGTCAGGCAATTTAAGCGGGCTCCTTAGCGGCGGGGTCCTCGGCTGCTCGGAGGTGACTTTGTGAAGATGGCGGAGGCGGCGCGACGACTGGTGCAGCGGGTGGTGAGCGGGACCCCGAGGCTCGCCTTCGGTAACCGAGGGGAGGGCCAGGGTCAGGccccggggtgtgtgtgtggtggggggggggggggaaataaaagcGGAGAGGCCGGGCCGGGACACGGAGCGGCTCAAAGGCCGAATCCATCCCGGGGGACCGGAGCCATAGCAACCAGGCCGCCCGCCGGACGGCAGCCCCAGGCCTCAGGGGCCGCTGCTAGACTCGGGGTGATCcttccttgggggggggggagaggccggCTTCTGTTGTAGGAGAAGGGGAGGCGGGCCCGGGTCCGGGTCCGGGCCTCCCTTTGGCTGGTTTCTGTTAACCCGAGGCCGCAGCGCCGGGTAACCGCGGGGAGATTCACTCAAACCTTCAGATTAAAATGGACCTCTCCCTTTTGCTCTTCCCCAAAGTGTCCGGGGGTAATGGCGGCGCCACTGGTGCTGTGAATCGGCAGATTGTGTTTTTATTTGCGTgatttcctttccccccccccccccccccaatgctgtTAAAGATCAGTCTGAATTTCCATTATTTTTCTATAGAAATTGTAAACCAGCAGCCGTGGCCGTCCCTTgaagtaaagaaaaaaaagcttaaattttatcaagtgcctttcaagtcctcaggatgtcccaaagctgaAGTTATTTTGAGTGTTGTCacagttgttttgtaggcaaacgtggcagccaatttgtgcacagcaagatcccacccagTGCTCTTTTGTTGAGGAGAAAGTAAGGTCCTACTTAACTAGACAGCATAAGCCCACTCCAGTGCTCTTtgaatgggatcttctacatccacctgaatcaATGCACTAGGCAGATAGTGTCTTGGTTTAGTATCCTGGTTGACAGACAGTACCTCTGTGCTGTAatactccttcagtgctgcactggaagtGTTACCATAGATTTGCAATGCAACTGCTGTATGAGGTTgtctttaatttattacatggaatttacagcacacttggcccaactgatctatgccgttGTTTacgttccacatgagccttctcccactcaccctacttcatttaaccctaccaGCATACCCTTAACCCAGTGATTAGCAGTGTGCTTTACATTAGAAATATTGTCTGCCTTgcacactgagggttgtgaaatgAGTCCTCTACAACTCACATCTGTCCTAGTAGCCTTTGGTCACTTGCCCCGAAAGCCCTATCTGTGGGAAGAGCTTGACCACTCCTTGCTGCCTCCAGGCAGCAATATTGGCATACTGTCATATCATGTGACCTTCTCATGTCTTTACCATGTGGAGGTTAGGAAATTGTGCAAATGGTTCATCAATTTTAAAAGCAGTATCTGGTGTGTTACTGAGCTGTACACTACCAGCTCAATGCATAGTCTCTAAGTTAGCTGAGCTCTGCTGTAGTTGTGATTGGGGTGCTGCAGTTGTTCTGTAGTTACCTGGGCTGGAAACATTAGCAAAGGTTCCCATTCTTGGAGGGTATGGGAAGTGACcaggagagtggggttagactaGATGATTCATGGAGAAGAACATCAGCACAGATTTGATGGACccatggcctatttctgtgctgaaaCATTCTAGAATTCTGTAATCATTTATGCAGTGACTCCTGTGAAGTGTTCAGGTGTGTGTTTGTGGACCTTTGTCTTGGGTTGTAATATCCTTGTGGTTGAATAGTTTATTACATGCTGTCGGTACTTGTGTAAAAGGAATAGCCACTTGGTTGAGTTAAGAGAGTTGTCTCTATCTGTTGTCCTGTACCCCAGTTGCAGATGGTGCCTTCAGGAGGGGAATGAAAAGTGCCTTAATGAAGAACGATTGAGTTCACTTATCTGACTGCATCATGTGTAGGTAGCTGTTCACTTCTAAATTTTATTGAAAATGTGTTTCAGGTGTCCCTGATCTTTTTCTTTCAGATGATAACTGGCCTATGCTtttccagtttttatttcagcattTGTGGTTTTCTTTTGTGATGTACTGTCATTGTATCCTTCCAAAGCTGTTGTCTGTAGGTTTATGAACTGTTTTTCTTTTCCAGCTGCTGTTCAATACTCTAAGCCACATCTGGCTACCTTCTGGAAATATGCTCGAGTGGAGCTGACTCCTCCAACCCCTGGAGAGATCCCGGTGGCTGTTGAAAGCTTCAAGGGCCTTGTGGCATCATTTAAGGCTGGGAGTTACAAACAACTAACGGTGAAGGTAACCTGGAGTTGAGATTTAATTTTTGTTAGTGATAGTTGCCAGTTTGTGTATCTAATAAAAACACAAGTTTGTTGTGGTGACTGGATCTGTCACTTATCCAATCTGTTTGTACAAAACTATTTCATGAAAACGCATCTAACCTGCAGCAGTCCATTACCTTATAGCCTCTTAACTGCTGAACAGTTCCTAATGAACAATGCCCTATTCATTAAAACTGTctcaagatagaatcatagaagtttacaacatggaaataggcccttcggcccaacatgtccatgtcgcccagtttataccactaagctagtcccaattgcctgcacttggcccatatccctcgatacccatcttacccatgtaactgtccaaatgctttttaaaagacaaaattgtacccgcctctactactgcctctggcagctcgttccagacactcaccaccctttgagtgaaaaaattgcccctctggacccttttgtatttctcccctctcaccttaaatctatgccccctcgttatagactcccctacctttgggaaaagattttgactatctaccttatctatgcccctcattattttatagacttctataagatcacccctaaatctcctactctccagggaaaaaagtctcagtctatccaacctctccctataagtcaaaccatcaagtcccagtagcatcctagtaaatcttttctgcactctttctagtttaataatatcctttctataatggggtgaccagaactgtagaaCCAGAATATTACAAAGATGTTCTTAAGTGGGTAATTGCTCTTTGTAAAATTAATTCACAGGCTTTAGATCTTCAAAATAAGTCACGAGAACTTGGaaaacttgaatttttttttgttttgctgttTCTCTGTTGGGGGTGGTGACTTGTGCTGGGATACGTTTTCTCAGGTGACTAGTCCTGTGGTGGTCACGTGGTCATTTTTCATCCGAGGGTGGTGGGTATTGTCGGGTTATTTAAATTTGGGAACATTACAGCTGAGCCCAGTCCTCCGCTCAACTGACTTCCAAATGTGTGCTTACCAGCGTATGCTGTTAGTTGTCtattgggagcaggaacccttgCTATTTTCTTCTCCATCCCACCGGTCTAAGAGCTGCTGAGACAATTTTGTAACACCTTCACAAGTTCTTGGTAAATCACTGGATTGCTTCATTCTCTGCATCTTTGTGGGATCCCACTGGAAATATTACAAAGAATTGCAAATTTTTTTTGTCATTTGGTTATCAAGTGGTATACGTGTAAAATTTGGTATCTAAAAAGTATTCTTCCACT encodes:
- the atp5l gene encoding ATP synthase subunit g, mitochondrial; the encoded protein is MAEAARRLVQRVVSGTPRLAFAAVQYSKPHLATFWKYARVELTPPTPGEIPVAVESFKGLVASFKAGSYKQLTVKDTLRNTLVATEILMWFYIGEVIGRGSLIGYNV